The window TTTGAAGGAATCAGGGTCGCCAGTGTAGCTTGTCTTGACGATGTCAGCACCAAGTTCAGCACCAACCCTTGCTGCGTGCTTCACGTATTCCACGTCAGTCTCGGATACAACTTTTGCACCTCTTGGGTATGTCATTGCGAGAAGGGGCATTCCCCACTCGTCACATTTCTTTGCGGTATATCCGAGATCCTGAAGCATTTCTGCTTCATCAGCTGCGCCGACATTGATGTGAACTGAAACTGCATCAGCACCCACCTTTATAGCTTCCTCAACGGTTGTGACAAGGACCTTGTGGTTTGGGTCAGGTCCGAGTGCTGTGGAACCGGAGAGGTGGATGATAAGTCCTACATCCCTTCCATATCCACGGTGACCGTGTTTTGCAAGTCCCATGTGGCCAAGGACAGCATTTGCACCGCCCTCTGCTACCTTATTTACTGTTGATGGCATGTCGATCAGACCTTTGATAGGTCCTGCACCGACGCCATGGTCCATTGGTATTATTATAGCATTACCCGTATTTCTGTCGAAAATACGCTCCATCCTGACAGATTTGCCGATTTCACTCATGCTACGGGAGATACCTATTATATTACATATCCTTTACGTAGGTGCTACTTCCTGCCATGTTAGAGATTCTCATGCTGGTATCTTCTACAATAGCCTTCTTATGGTTGGGGTGATAGAAAAGCAGTTGCGTTGTGTATAATTTTCAACAAATTATTTCGAAAGGCTTCTTTTGTGAATATCAGTTCTCTCCATCATCTCTTTTTGTGAATTTGTTGAGAACTGTGTGGCTATGGTCAAATATATATACAACATCAACAATACAGGCAAAATTGATGTATGTAAAGTCAAGTTGTTTTAATTCGATGGCAAGTTCAAACCTGACTATTTCCCTATTTATAAATACATATTATGAAGGATTCTGGTGGCAATAAGATGCAAAATTCATCAAGAAAAATGGGCTTTCCTATATCAGATGTTCCGCATGGGGAGCATATTACGCTTGTATACAAAGAAGGCGATAAAGTACTTGATTTTGTTTCGTCTT of the Methanococcoides sp. LMO-2 genome contains:
- a CDS encoding 2-amino-3,7-dideoxy-D-threo-hept-6-ulosonate synthase, whose product is MSEIGKSVRMERIFDRNTGNAIIIPMDHGVGAGPIKGLIDMPSTVNKVAEGGANAVLGHMGLAKHGHRGYGRDVGLIIHLSGSTALGPDPNHKVLVTTVEEAIKVGADAVSVHINVGAADEAEMLQDLGYTAKKCDEWGMPLLAMTYPRGAKVVSETDVEYVKHAARVGAELGADIVKTSYTGDPDSFKEVIDGCPVPVVIAGGPQMDTEKEILEMVYDALQVGCKGVAMGRNVFQSDNPTRLVTRISKVVHGGMTADEAMED